A genome region from Deinococcus sp. HSC-46F16 includes the following:
- a CDS encoding LysR family transcriptional regulator, whose product MELRHLRHFVALAEEGHFGRAAERVFVVQQALSNSIKNLEDEVGVPLVRRTTRRVQLTPAGEEFLVGARQTLALAAQTVEGARRAARGEVGRLTLGFVSGLAFGGLPEIVRVFRERFPEVSVDLRELTAQEQEAGLRGGTVDLGLMLLPVRDPSLTSRPLWRQPLVAALPAGHPLVARADLEIGDLAGEPFVFFPRHLRATYFDQVMRWTSGAGYTPGVVQEAIEIPTLLSLVAAGVGVFLPIRFFERLSLPGVVYRPVRDAPVVEIVAVWRGGGEVSPVVASFLEVAAEVLGAGQVSR is encoded by the coding sequence ATGGAACTCCGGCACCTGCGCCACTTCGTCGCCCTCGCCGAAGAGGGGCATTTCGGCCGCGCTGCCGAGCGAGTCTTTGTGGTCCAGCAGGCCCTGTCGAACTCGATCAAGAATCTGGAGGACGAGGTGGGGGTGCCGCTCGTGCGCCGGACCACCCGCCGGGTGCAGCTCACGCCCGCCGGGGAGGAGTTCTTGGTGGGGGCGCGGCAAACGCTCGCGCTTGCGGCGCAGACGGTCGAGGGGGCACGGCGGGCAGCGCGGGGCGAGGTCGGGCGGCTGACGCTGGGGTTCGTGAGCGGGCTGGCGTTCGGGGGCCTGCCGGAGATCGTGCGGGTCTTCCGCGAGCGCTTCCCGGAGGTGAGTGTGGACCTGCGCGAACTCACCGCGCAGGAGCAGGAGGCGGGGCTGCGCGGCGGCACGGTCGACCTGGGGCTGATGCTGCTGCCCGTGCGTGACCCCTCGCTCACCTCGCGCCCGCTGTGGCGGCAGCCGCTGGTGGCCGCCCTGCCCGCCGGGCACCCGCTGGTGGCGCGGGCCGACCTGGAGATCGGGGACCTCGCGGGCGAACCCTTCGTTTTCTTTCCCCGGCACCTGCGGGCGACCTATTTCGATCAGGTCATGCGCTGGACCTCGGGCGCGGGCTACACGCCGGGGGTGGTGCAGGAGGCCATCGAGATTCCCACCCTGCTCTCGCTGGTGGCGGCGGGGGTGGGGGTCTTCCTGCCCATCCGCTTTTTCGAGCGCCTATCGCTGCCCGGCGTGGTCTACCGCCCCGTGCGGGACGCGCCCGTCGTGGAGATCGTGGCGGTGTGGCGCGGCGGTGGGGAGGTCAGTCCGGTGGTGGCGAGCTTTCTGGAGGTGGCCGCAGAGGTGCTGGGGGCGGGGCAGGTGAGCCGGTAG
- a CDS encoding NUDIX domain-containing protein has product MTDFRFPAPDGTVVNLRVGLLCVQDGHLLVCRDNPDFLYLPGGAMLTGEPSGQAARREWREETGDTAAEFTLAGVVENFFRLGGRAWHETGFYYRISGETLPPPPFAALDNPGCVLEWLPLSELGQEPLYPACLPELLRVPPGELRHFVTDDRGPR; this is encoded by the coding sequence GTGACCGATTTCCGCTTTCCGGCCCCCGACGGCACCGTCGTGAATCTGCGGGTGGGCCTGCTGTGTGTTCAGGACGGTCACCTGCTGGTGTGCCGCGACAACCCCGATTTCCTGTACCTGCCGGGCGGAGCCATGCTCACCGGAGAACCCAGTGGGCAGGCGGCCCGGCGCGAGTGGAGGGAAGAGACGGGAGACACTGCGGCCGAGTTCACGCTGGCGGGGGTGGTCGAGAACTTCTTCCGGCTGGGGGGCCGCGCGTGGCACGAGACCGGCTTTTACTACCGCATCTCCGGCGAGACGCTGCCGCCCCCGCCCTTCGCCGCGCTGGACAACCCGGGGTGCGTGCTGGAATGGCTGCCGCTGAGCGAACTGGGCCAGGAGCCGCTGTATCCCGCGTGCCTGCCCGAGCTGCTGCGGGTGCCGCCGGGCGAGCTGCGGCATTTCGTGACGGACGACCGGGGGCCGAGATGA
- a CDS encoding class I SAM-dependent methyltransferase, with the protein MTGQAEYNDPRLVALYDLQNRWSADDGFFLALANGQPGSRILDLGCGTGRLTVALALARHRVTGIDPARASLDVAQAKPGAEAVRWIHGTAEDAPEGAFDLALMTSHVAQIFVEDAAWAEVLGHLHRALVSGGRLAFDSRDPAARGWEVWDSGDEHEHLTLPDGQELDTWTKVEGVADGRVTFTGYTHFPASGETVVDRSTLRFRTEAELRRSLVVAGFEVERIYGGWHAERVGEGCGELVVVARKPR; encoded by the coding sequence ATGACCGGGCAGGCCGAATACAACGACCCTCGTCTGGTGGCCCTCTACGACCTTCAGAACCGTTGGAGCGCCGACGACGGCTTCTTTCTGGCGCTGGCAAACGGGCAGCCGGGAAGCCGGATTCTCGACCTGGGTTGCGGCACGGGCCGCCTGACGGTGGCGCTGGCGCTGGCCAGGCACCGCGTCACGGGCATCGACCCCGCCCGCGCCTCGCTGGATGTGGCGCAGGCCAAACCCGGAGCGGAGGCGGTGCGCTGGATTCACGGCACGGCGGAGGATGCACCGGAGGGGGCGTTCGACCTCGCGCTGATGACCTCGCACGTCGCGCAGATCTTTGTAGAGGATGCGGCTTGGGCCGAAGTCCTGGGGCACCTTCACCGCGCCCTCGTGTCCGGCGGACGGCTGGCCTTCGATTCGCGTGACCCGGCCGCGCGGGGCTGGGAGGTGTGGGATTCCGGCGACGAACACGAGCATCTGACCCTGCCGGATGGTCAGGAACTGGACACCTGGACAAAGGTGGAGGGGGTGGCGGATGGCCGCGTGACGTTTACCGGCTACACGCACTTTCCAGCCTCTGGGGAGACCGTCGTGGACCGCAGCACCCTGCGTTTCCGTACCGAGGCCGAACTGCGCCGGAGTCTGGTCGTGGCAGGCTTCGAGGTGGAGCGCATTTACGGCGGCTGGCACGCCGAGCGCGTGGGCGAAGGGTGCGGTGAGCTGGTCGTGGTGGCGAGGAAACCCCGGTGA
- a CDS encoding AAA family ATPase, which produces MRRVLIVGSPGAGKSTFAKRLAERTGLPLVHLDDLYWDPGWKKVDRELWLSRLSDALAGERWILDGNFSSTLLRRAYRADTVFFLRPPRWQCLWRAFWRERLGRSPHGGHPPKWPSRTLLLDIWQFSPQAEWQLAQLRTVPGLRLVVLRSDREGEAELQRQVR; this is translated from the coding sequence GTGAGGCGCGTCCTGATCGTCGGCAGCCCCGGCGCGGGCAAGAGCACCTTCGCCAAGCGGCTGGCGGAGCGCACGGGCCTCCCCCTCGTGCATCTGGACGACCTGTACTGGGACCCCGGCTGGAAGAAGGTGGACCGGGAGCTGTGGCTGTCGCGTCTCTCGGACGCGCTGGCGGGGGAGCGCTGGATTTTGGACGGCAACTTTTCGAGCACGCTGCTCCGGCGGGCGTACCGGGCAGACACCGTGTTCTTTCTCCGGCCGCCGCGCTGGCAGTGCCTCTGGCGGGCCTTCTGGCGCGAGCGGCTGGGGCGGTCTCCCCACGGCGGTCATCCGCCGAAGTGGCCCTCGCGGACGCTGCTGCTGGACATCTGGCAGTTTTCCCCGCAGGCCGAGTGGCAACTGGCCCAACTGCGGACCGTGCCGGGACTGCGGCTCGTCGTGCTGCGGAGTGACCGGGAGGGAGAGGCGGAGTTGCAGAGGCAGGTGCGCTGA
- the uvrB gene encoding excinuclease ABC subunit UvrB, whose amino-acid sequence MLKVKSEFTPSGDQPTAIKSLVDGLESGLRFQTLLGATGTGKTYSMAKVIEETQRPALIMAPNKILTAQLASEFREFFPDAAVEFFISYYDYYQPEAYVPGKDLFIEKDASINQEIERLRHSTTRSLLTRRDTIVVASVSCIYGLGDPKEYTALNAVLKKGGQMPRDELLGRLVNMQYERNDIEMMPGRFRAKGEMVEVWPAYDEQPLRIEMWGDDIERISVVHPLTGDRLADLDATVVYPAKHYVSSAGNIERAIVTIQEELDGRLEYFKSVGKLLEAQRLKERTLYDLEMLKVLGYCSGIENYSRHIDGRATGATPYTMLDYFPDDFVTFIDESHVTVPQIGGMANGDRARKQTLVDYGFRLPSAMDNRPLNFDEFLEKTGQTIYVSATPGPFERQVSDSVADQIIRPTGLVDPPVTVRPIQGQIEDLLGRVRERAARGERTLVTTLTKRMSEDLTEYLLEKGVRTRYMHSDIDSVERQVIIRDLRLGHYDVLVGINLLREGLDLPEVSLVAILDADKPGFLRSERALIQTIGRAARNVNGEVILYGDTVTPAMEYAMEETRRRREKQIAYNEEHGITPTTVRKGVRDVIRGEETPDEVSSENVGDDRDALAAQLTDLELDMWQASEDLDFERAASLRDQIRAIEAKLQGKEFKQATVPGQKVRRKGRR is encoded by the coding sequence ATGCTGAAGGTCAAATCCGAGTTCACGCCGTCCGGAGATCAGCCCACCGCCATCAAGTCGCTGGTGGACGGGCTGGAGTCGGGCCTGCGGTTCCAGACGCTGCTGGGAGCGACGGGCACCGGCAAGACCTACTCCATGGCGAAGGTCATCGAGGAAACGCAGCGCCCCGCCCTGATCATGGCGCCCAACAAGATTCTCACCGCCCAGCTCGCCTCCGAGTTCCGCGAGTTCTTCCCCGACGCGGCGGTCGAGTTCTTTATCTCCTACTACGACTACTACCAGCCCGAAGCCTACGTGCCGGGCAAGGACCTCTTTATCGAGAAAGACGCCTCCATCAACCAGGAGATCGAGCGGCTGCGGCACTCCACCACGCGCTCGCTGCTGACCCGGCGCGACACCATCGTGGTGGCGTCGGTGTCGTGCATCTACGGCCTGGGCGACCCCAAGGAGTACACGGCGCTCAACGCGGTGCTGAAAAAGGGTGGGCAGATGCCGCGCGACGAACTGCTGGGGCGGCTGGTGAACATGCAGTACGAGCGCAACGACATCGAGATGATGCCGGGGCGCTTCCGGGCCAAGGGCGAGATGGTCGAAGTCTGGCCCGCCTACGACGAGCAGCCCCTGCGCATCGAGATGTGGGGCGACGACATCGAGCGCATCTCGGTGGTGCATCCGCTGACCGGGGACCGGCTGGCCGACCTCGACGCGACGGTGGTCTACCCCGCCAAGCACTACGTTTCCTCGGCGGGCAACATCGAGCGGGCCATCGTGACGATTCAGGAGGAACTCGACGGGCGGCTGGAGTACTTCAAGTCGGTGGGCAAACTGCTGGAGGCGCAGCGGCTCAAGGAGCGGACCCTCTACGACCTGGAGATGCTCAAGGTGCTGGGGTACTGCTCGGGCATCGAGAACTACTCGCGGCACATCGACGGGCGGGCGACGGGGGCCACCCCCTACACCATGCTGGACTACTTCCCGGACGACTTCGTGACCTTCATCGATGAGTCGCACGTCACCGTGCCGCAGATCGGCGGGATGGCGAACGGCGACCGGGCGCGGAAGCAGACGCTGGTGGACTACGGCTTCCGGCTGCCCTCGGCGATGGACAACCGCCCGCTGAACTTCGACGAGTTCTTGGAGAAGACCGGGCAGACCATCTACGTGTCGGCCACTCCCGGCCCCTTCGAGCGGCAGGTCAGCGACTCCGTGGCCGACCAGATCATCCGCCCGACCGGACTGGTGGACCCGCCCGTCACCGTGCGCCCGATTCAGGGGCAGATCGAGGACCTGCTGGGGCGGGTGCGCGAGCGGGCCGCGAGGGGCGAGCGCACCCTGGTCACGACGCTGACGAAGCGGATGTCCGAAGACCTCACCGAGTACCTGCTGGAAAAGGGCGTCCGCACCCGCTACATGCACTCGGACATCGACAGTGTGGAGCGGCAGGTCATTATCCGCGACTTGCGGTTGGGGCACTACGACGTGCTGGTGGGCATCAACCTGCTGCGCGAGGGGCTGGACCTGCCCGAAGTCTCGCTGGTGGCGATTCTGGACGCGGACAAGCCGGGCTTCCTGCGCTCGGAGCGGGCGCTGATCCAGACCATCGGCCGCGCGGCCCGCAACGTGAACGGCGAGGTGATCCTCTACGGCGACACGGTGACCCCCGCGATGGAATACGCGATGGAGGAAACCCGCCGCCGCCGCGAGAAGCAGATCGCCTACAACGAGGAACACGGCATCACCCCGACCACCGTCCGCAAGGGTGTGCGCGACGTGATCCGGGGCGAGGAGACGCCCGACGAGGTCAGCTCTGAGAACGTGGGCGACGACCGCGACGCGCTGGCCGCGCAGCTCACCGACCTTGAACTCGACATGTGGCAGGCGTCGGAAGACCTCGACTTCGAGCGGGCCGCCAGCTTGCGCGACCAGATTCGCGCGATCGAGGCCAAGCTTCAGGGCAAGGAGTTCAAGCAGGCGACGGTGCCGGGACAGAAGGTGCGGCGCAAGGGTCGGCGGTAG
- a CDS encoding AraC family transcriptional regulator: MASAPGPRYVPLKDRARPLVVERLENWASAPGQVFRPHRHDFQELLWVHAGRARHTIDGRPAELRPPSVTLIARGQVHAFVDGEALGMYVVSFSEDLLAGLPGAAEGQLLFNYAPGDQTLPVSLEVQAQALTLLELLHAEYERARAGAGDLALARVLVQGLLVLVRRAVQATGVLEREAAGAELPRFLALLERHFTEWHEVGRYAEALHLSPRTLSRVTHSALGKPAKEVIQDRRVLEARRLLGFTGLSVKEIAARLGYADPFHFSRAFKAATGRSPQAYREEDPS, translated from the coding sequence ATGGCCTCCGCCCCCGGTCCCCGCTACGTGCCCCTCAAGGACAGGGCGCGGCCCCTCGTCGTGGAGCGGTTGGAAAACTGGGCTTCCGCGCCGGGGCAGGTGTTCCGGCCGCACCGCCACGACTTTCAGGAACTGCTGTGGGTCCACGCGGGCCGGGCGCGGCACACCATCGACGGTCGGCCCGCCGAGCTGCGGCCCCCCAGCGTGACCCTGATCGCGCGGGGGCAGGTGCATGCCTTCGTGGACGGCGAGGCGCTGGGGATGTACGTGGTGTCGTTCTCCGAGGACTTGCTCGCGGGGCTGCCCGGCGCGGCGGAAGGCCAGCTCCTGTTCAACTACGCGCCCGGCGACCAGACCCTCCCGGTATCCCTGGAGGTGCAGGCGCAGGCCCTGACACTGCTGGAGCTGCTGCACGCCGAGTACGAGCGGGCGCGGGCCGGAGCGGGCGACCTCGCGCTGGCGCGGGTGCTGGTGCAGGGCCTCCTCGTGCTGGTGCGCCGCGCGGTGCAGGCGACCGGGGTGCTGGAGCGGGAGGCGGCGGGGGCCGAGCTGCCCCGCTTCCTGGCCCTGCTGGAGCGGCACTTTACCGAGTGGCACGAGGTCGGCCGGTACGCGGAGGCCCTGCACCTCTCGCCCCGCACCCTGTCGCGGGTGACGCATTCGGCCTTGGGCAAGCCCGCCAAGGAGGTCATTCAGGACCGACGGGTGCTCGAAGCGCGGCGGCTCCTGGGCTTTACCGGGTTGAGCGTCAAGGAGATCGCCGCCCGGCTGGGGTATGCCGACCCCTTTCATTTCAGCCGGGCCTTCAAGGCGGCGACGGGCCGCTCGCCCCAGGCGTACCGGGAGGAGGACCCGTCGTGA
- a CDS encoding GNAT family N-acetyltransferase has protein sequence MPASIRAATTTDAPALACVQVTSYRTAYAPHFPPGSWDGVTVEEQAADWQLWPQEHPDDVLLVAEAGGEVVGYVLARLCPFHGAEGEVLALHVLPRAQGQGHGAALLRAGVTALRGQGAGSVGLSTLEGNPIRAWYAALGGQEVTTLTQDVDGWEVRETVYVWPDAQALLNRLAPAP, from the coding sequence ATGCCCGCCTCCATCCGCGCTGCCACGACGACTGACGCCCCCGCCCTCGCCTGCGTGCAGGTCACGAGCTACCGCACGGCCTACGCGCCGCACTTTCCACCCGGCTCCTGGGACGGGGTGACCGTGGAGGAACAGGCCGCCGACTGGCAGCTCTGGCCGCAGGAACACCCGGACGACGTGCTGCTCGTCGCGGAAGCCGGGGGCGAGGTCGTCGGGTATGTCCTGGCCCGCCTCTGTCCCTTTCATGGGGCAGAGGGCGAGGTGCTGGCGCTCCACGTCTTGCCGCGGGCGCAGGGTCAGGGCCACGGTGCGGCCTTGCTCCGGGCGGGCGTGACCGCGCTGCGGGGCCAGGGGGCCGGGAGCGTCGGCCTCTCCACCCTGGAGGGCAACCCCATCCGCGCCTGGTACGCGGCCCTGGGCGGGCAGGAGGTCACCACGCTGACCCAGGACGTGGACGGTTGGGAGGTGCGGGAAACCGTGTACGTCTGGCCGGACGCGCAGGCCCTGCTGAACCGACTCGCCCCCGCCCCCTGA
- a CDS encoding uracil-xanthine permease family protein yields MTQTAPAPLPPARRLVLGLQHSVAMFGATVLVPILVGLSPSVALFGAGVATLLFHLLTRGQVPIFLGSSFAFIAPTALVVKEFGPAAAGGGLIAAGAMYLLFSGLVRVLGVGRLLQVFPPVVTGPVIIVIGLGLSSVAVNQAKTNWGLALVTLAAAVVASLWGRGLFRMIPILVGVVVGYLVSLVGGQISREALDAVAAAPLIGLPDFHAPAFDWRAVAIIAPVAVVTFIEHVGDVIVNGRVVGKNFLEKPGLSRTLFADGIANMSSAALGGPAATTYAENTGVLALTRVYDPRVIQIGAVFAVLFGCSPKLAAVLRSLPQGVLGGVSILLFGMIASVGIRTLAEARIDFAHSRNLIIVSLILVLGLGGAAFPINVAGTELELHGMALAALVGIVANLILPAQRREVDGPEGEGEGQRVLH; encoded by the coding sequence ATGACCCAGACCGCTCCCGCCCCCCTTCCGCCCGCCCGCCGCCTTGTCCTGGGGCTGCAACACTCGGTCGCCATGTTCGGGGCGACGGTGCTGGTCCCCATCCTGGTAGGCCTCTCGCCCTCGGTGGCCCTCTTCGGGGCGGGGGTGGCGACGCTGCTCTTTCACCTGCTCACGCGCGGGCAGGTGCCCATCTTCCTGGGGTCGAGCTTCGCCTTCATCGCGCCGACCGCCCTGGTGGTCAAGGAGTTCGGCCCGGCGGCTGCCGGTGGCGGCCTGATCGCGGCGGGAGCGATGTACCTGCTGTTCTCCGGGCTGGTGCGGGTGCTGGGGGTGGGGCGGCTGCTCCAGGTCTTCCCGCCAGTGGTGACCGGGCCGGTCATCATCGTGATCGGGCTGGGGCTGTCCAGCGTGGCGGTGAACCAGGCGAAGACGAACTGGGGGCTGGCCCTCGTCACGCTCGCGGCGGCGGTCGTGGCGAGTCTGTGGGGACGGGGCCTCTTCCGGATGATTCCCATCCTGGTGGGTGTGGTGGTGGGCTACCTCGTGTCACTCGTGGGCGGACAGATCAGCCGGGAAGCGCTGGACGCGGTGGCGGCGGCCCCGCTGATCGGCCTGCCCGACTTCCATGCCCCGGCCTTCGACTGGCGGGCGGTGGCGATCATCGCGCCCGTGGCGGTCGTGACCTTTATCGAGCATGTGGGCGACGTGATCGTGAACGGGCGGGTCGTGGGCAAGAACTTTCTGGAAAAGCCCGGCCTGAGCCGCACCCTCTTCGCGGACGGCATCGCCAACATGAGTTCGGCGGCGCTGGGTGGCCCCGCCGCCACCACCTACGCCGAGAACACGGGCGTGCTGGCCCTGACCCGCGTGTACGACCCGCGCGTGATTCAGATCGGAGCCGTCTTCGCGGTCCTCTTCGGCTGCTCGCCCAAGCTCGCGGCTGTGCTGCGGAGTCTGCCGCAAGGCGTCTTGGGCGGCGTGTCCATCCTGCTGTTCGGCATGATCGCCTCGGTGGGCATTCGCACGCTGGCGGAAGCCAGGATCGACTTCGCGCACTCGCGCAACCTGATTATCGTCTCGCTGATTCTGGTGCTGGGACTGGGCGGGGCGGCCTTCCCGATCAACGTGGCGGGCACCGAGCTGGAACTGCACGGCATGGCCCTCGCCGCGCTGGTGGGCATCGTCGCCAACCTGATCCTGCCCGCGCAGCGCCGCGAGGTGGACGGGCCGGAGGGCGAGGGAGAGGGGCAGCGGGTGCTGCACTGA
- a CDS encoding putative dsRNA-binding protein, translating to MNPKGDLIARLAALGLGTPTFDAEGTGPAHERTFRVTVRAGGRELGHGEGRSKRDAERAAAEDALERLEDGNAEEAEQDAAAPQGRWPIYAAVLEGALETALELADDDATLDDVRRDAARLYRDLLADLGHGPEAQD from the coding sequence ATGAATCCCAAGGGCGACCTGATCGCGCGGCTCGCGGCGCTGGGCCTCGGCACCCCCACCTTCGACGCGGAGGGGACAGGCCCCGCCCACGAGCGCACCTTTCGTGTCACCGTGAGGGCCGGGGGCCGCGAGCTGGGCCACGGCGAGGGCCGCTCCAAGCGCGACGCCGAGCGGGCCGCTGCCGAGGACGCGCTGGAACGGCTGGAGGACGGGAACGCGGAGGAAGCGGAGCAGGACGCCGCCGCCCCGCAGGGCCGCTGGCCCATCTATGCCGCCGTACTGGAGGGCGCCCTGGAGACGGCGCTGGAACTCGCGGACGACGACGCCACCCTCGACGACGTGCGCCGGGACGCCGCCCGCCTGTACCGCGACCTGCTGGCCGACCTCGGCCACGGACCCGAGGCACAGGACTGA
- a CDS encoding YraN family protein, translating into MKGADAEARAAAYLEGLGRVILARNYRIPGGEIDLVSRDGEVLVFTEVRQRRSARYGDAAESVTPRKLALMHRAALTYLVRELGRDDLPCRLEVLTIDGPANTGTLRLVAVE; encoded by the coding sequence CTGAAGGGCGCCGACGCCGAGGCCCGCGCCGCCGCCTATCTGGAGGGCCTCGGCCGGGTCATCCTGGCCCGCAACTACCGCATTCCGGGCGGCGAGATCGACCTCGTGTCGCGTGACGGCGAAGTCCTCGTCTTTACCGAGGTCCGCCAGCGCCGCTCGGCCCGTTACGGCGACGCTGCCGAGAGCGTGACGCCGCGCAAGCTCGCGCTGATGCACCGGGCCGCCCTGACCTACCTCGTGCGCGAACTCGGGCGCGACGACCTGCCGTGCCGCCTGGAGGTGCTGACCATCGACGGCCCGGCCAACACGGGGACCCTGCGGCTGGTGGCGGTGGAGTAG
- a CDS encoding transglycosylase domain-containing protein — protein MRFFTGLGVLLLLGTAGAGGLWWTWGRELPSVQTLDVLELSGQTRVYDRKGELVGTLTPSLGGGSGVNRDLLALNEISPWLRKAIVTSEDRRFFEHRGVDYQGIVRGLLKGVLFNDLEGGSSITQQVVKNTLLHDLEGARTLERKFKEAVLAYQLERNFSKDQILAAYLNVIYWGDGGQRDIIGAGTAARAYFKKDASALNLAESVYLTTIVPAPNRRYKDFAAYRPLMKNVLDRMVEDGVATRAEADAAWKTPIYPAGWRIGWNPDGTLRSAVLERPERLEENMPPPPAQTAFHYLQAVEQELKQAGVTGKALYGGGKIFTGMDLQAQKAAERASLNAQLPDGATLGAAMVNPKNGEVLALVGQKLTGGRPADWNNATQARRQVGSSIKPLLYTLALEEGWKQSDTVLDSPLTGSYQPQNYNGRWTGEYKTMRYSLDHSLNLTTVRIAQELGVPNFEAKLRELGLTPPPDAGLSLSIGTLEASPLQMAAAYAPFANGGLYYAPTLVRRVEGPKGEVLYARPAPQAKRVWDVRTAWLGLDMIRGVVNDLTPAQGGLATRAQIPGWDVGGKTGTTNDVKDLWFAGVTPLISGAVWVGQENGQPLPGWAYSGEIPTPVWQQAVAGALAGQPRVPFAEPSGITYRVVRQVNMAFREEEADQPQVARDGTRRSEGGFFGRRTPAPAPTPAPAPAPEPAPAPDPVPAPVPEPEPVEPLPDVQPLPEEVPAEPPAEYFPEEVAPPEAPLPEGPYAPEPLPPGDFAAPAPPVEDVAPEPLPEPLPTPEDSGDSGLDEQGLPPEETLPYEPPAQEDFGAPLGF, from the coding sequence ATGCGCTTTTTCACAGGGCTGGGCGTGCTGCTGCTGCTGGGAACGGCGGGGGCGGGCGGCCTGTGGTGGACCTGGGGGCGCGAGCTGCCCAGCGTGCAGACCCTCGACGTGCTGGAACTCAGCGGGCAGACGCGGGTGTACGACCGCAAGGGCGAGCTGGTGGGCACCCTGACCCCCAGCCTGGGCGGGGGCAGCGGCGTGAACCGCGACCTGCTGGCCCTCAACGAGATCAGCCCCTGGCTGCGAAAGGCCATCGTGACCAGCGAGGACCGCCGCTTCTTCGAGCACCGGGGCGTGGACTACCAGGGCATCGTGCGCGGGCTGCTCAAGGGCGTGCTGTTCAACGACCTCGAAGGCGGCTCCTCGATCACCCAGCAGGTTGTGAAGAACACGCTGCTGCACGACCTCGAAGGCGCCCGGACCCTGGAGCGCAAGTTCAAGGAGGCGGTGCTCGCCTACCAACTGGAGCGCAACTTCTCCAAGGACCAGATTCTGGCCGCGTACCTCAACGTCATCTACTGGGGCGACGGCGGCCAGCGCGACATCATCGGGGCGGGAACGGCGGCGCGGGCCTACTTCAAAAAGGACGCCTCGGCCCTCAACCTCGCCGAGAGCGTGTACCTGACGACCATCGTGCCCGCACCCAACCGCCGCTACAAGGACTTTGCCGCCTACCGTCCCCTGATGAAAAATGTCCTTGACCGGATGGTGGAAGACGGGGTCGCCACCCGCGCCGAGGCCGACGCCGCCTGGAAGACGCCCATCTACCCGGCGGGCTGGCGCATCGGCTGGAACCCCGACGGCACCCTGCGCTCGGCGGTGCTGGAGCGCCCGGAGCGGCTGGAGGAGAACATGCCCCCTCCTCCCGCGCAGACAGCCTTTCACTACCTGCAAGCCGTCGAGCAGGAATTGAAGCAGGCGGGCGTGACCGGCAAGGCGCTGTACGGCGGCGGCAAGATTTTCACCGGGATGGACCTTCAGGCGCAGAAGGCGGCGGAACGGGCCAGCCTGAATGCCCAGTTGCCCGACGGGGCGACGCTGGGAGCCGCGATGGTCAACCCCAAGAACGGCGAAGTCCTCGCGCTCGTGGGGCAGAAGCTGACGGGGGGGCGTCCCGCCGACTGGAACAACGCGACCCAGGCGCGGCGGCAGGTCGGCAGTTCCATCAAGCCGCTGCTGTATACGCTCGCGCTGGAAGAAGGCTGGAAGCAGAGCGACACCGTGCTGGACTCGCCGCTGACCGGGAGCTACCAGCCGCAGAACTACAACGGGCGCTGGACCGGCGAGTACAAGACGATGCGTTACTCGCTCGACCACAGCCTTAACCTCACGACCGTACGGATCGCGCAGGAACTCGGCGTTCCGAACTTCGAGGCCAAGCTGCGCGAACTCGGCCTGACCCCGCCGCCCGACGCGGGGCTGTCGCTCTCCATCGGGACGCTGGAGGCCAGCCCGCTGCAGATGGCCGCCGCATACGCGCCCTTCGCCAATGGCGGCCTGTACTACGCGCCCACGCTGGTGCGCCGGGTGGAGGGACCGAAGGGCGAGGTGCTGTACGCCCGCCCCGCGCCGCAGGCCAAGCGGGTCTGGGACGTGCGGACGGCGTGGCTGGGGCTGGACATGATTCGCGGGGTGGTGAACGACCTGACCCCCGCGCAGGGCGGCCTCGCCACCCGCGCCCAGATTCCCGGCTGGGACGTGGGCGGCAAGACGGGCACCACCAACGACGTGAAGGACCTGTGGTTCGCTGGAGTCACCCCCCTGATTTCGGGAGCCGTGTGGGTGGGCCAGGAAAACGGCCAGCCGCTCCCCGGCTGGGCCTACAGCGGTGAGATTCCCACCCCGGTGTGGCAGCAGGCGGTGGCAGGGGCGCTGGCGGGGCAGCCGCGCGTGCCCTTCGCCGAGCCGAGTGGCATCACCTACCGGGTGGTGCGGCAGGTCAACATGGCCTTCCGCGAGGAGGAAGCCGACCAGCCCCAGGTCGCCCGTGACGGTACCCGGCGCAGCGAGGGGGGCTTTTTCGGGCGGCGTACCCCGGCACCTGCGCCGACCCCCGCCCCCGCTCCAGCGCCCGAACCCGCCCCGGCGCCGGACCCCGTGCCCGCCCCGGTCCCCGAGCCGGAGCCGGTCGAACCCCTCCCCGACGTGCAGCCCCTTCCCGAGGAGGTGCCCGCCGAACCCCCCGCCGAGTATTTCCCGGAGGAGGTGGCCCCCCCCGAGGCCCCGCTGCCGGAGGGCCCTTACGCCCCCGAGCCTCTGCCGCCAGGCGACTTTGCCGCGCCCGCTCCCCCCGTGGAGGACGTGGCCCCGGAGCCCCTGCCCGAGCCGCTCCCCACCCCGGAGGACTCCGGCGACAGCGGCCTGGACGAACAGGGCCTCCCGCCCGAGGAGACGCTGCCTTATGAGCCGCCCGCCCAGGAGGATTTCGGAGCGCCGCTGGGGTTCTGA